A genomic region of Catalinimonas niigatensis contains the following coding sequences:
- a CDS encoding PAS domain-containing sensor histidine kinase has protein sequence MVDNKKLLHALFQASVDGILVVNHAGIVVMANPSCLRMFGYDEHELIGQPLEILLNPAVRTTHSELRSSFFNSPHTRPMGLGRDLQGQRKNGQMFPVEVSLNYMKVDRQMYAVAIITDITTRKAAEEALKHEKEVAQMYLDTAASVFLALDKHGKVKMINQKGCQVLGYTEGEMLGKDWFEYFLPACEKERVREVFSTLMQGKINSLEFYENQILTKNHEERLIEWHNVMMLDQQGQPSGTLSSGIDITEKRRTETKVMKALIEGQEAERERVATELHDGLGQGLSVMQMNIKALEVACVEPAPKEILQKLNEVLSLTIKEVKSIARNLMPAVLKDYGLEKALEYLCQSVNESNHVRVKFQSYHMDKRIESSKKKALYRVTQELLNNILKHAEAEEVNVQLFGHQKSISLVVEDDGKGFDPFAQNQGFGLRNIESRVKAFEGKLCIDTKKGHGTTVAIEIPLEA, from the coding sequence ATGGTGGATAACAAAAAACTATTGCATGCACTTTTTCAGGCTTCCGTGGATGGAATATTAGTTGTAAATCATGCGGGTATAGTTGTAATGGCAAATCCAAGTTGTCTGCGGATGTTTGGATATGATGAACATGAACTTATCGGGCAACCATTAGAAATACTTCTTAATCCAGCAGTGAGAACCACGCATAGCGAGCTGAGGTCTTCTTTTTTTAATTCCCCTCATACACGTCCTATGGGCTTGGGACGCGACCTTCAGGGACAAAGGAAAAATGGTCAAATGTTTCCTGTTGAAGTGAGTTTAAATTATATGAAAGTAGACAGGCAAATGTATGCGGTAGCTATCATCACAGATATTACAACCAGAAAGGCAGCTGAAGAAGCATTAAAGCATGAAAAAGAAGTAGCACAAATGTACCTGGATACAGCAGCCTCTGTTTTTTTGGCACTGGATAAGCATGGAAAAGTCAAAATGATCAATCAGAAAGGATGTCAAGTACTGGGATATACTGAGGGTGAAATGCTGGGGAAAGACTGGTTTGAGTACTTTTTGCCTGCTTGTGAAAAAGAAAGAGTGCGTGAGGTGTTCTCAACCCTTATGCAGGGAAAAATAAATTCGCTAGAGTTTTATGAGAATCAAATACTAACTAAAAATCATGAAGAGCGGCTCATTGAATGGCACAATGTAATGATGCTGGATCAACAGGGCCAACCCTCTGGAACATTAAGTTCAGGGATAGACATCACTGAAAAAAGAAGAACGGAGACTAAGGTAATGAAGGCGCTGATTGAAGGGCAGGAAGCCGAAAGGGAAAGGGTAGCCACAGAGTTACACGATGGTTTAGGGCAAGGTCTGAGTGTCATGCAGATGAATATAAAGGCCTTAGAAGTTGCCTGTGTAGAACCTGCTCCAAAAGAAATTTTACAAAAATTAAATGAAGTGCTCAGCCTTACAATCAAGGAAGTAAAATCCATTGCCAGGAATCTCATGCCTGCTGTACTCAAGGATTATGGTTTGGAAAAAGCTTTGGAGTATTTGTGTCAGAGTGTAAATGAAAGTAATCATGTTAGGGTAAAATTTCAAAGCTACCATATGGATAAAAGAATAGAAAGTTCAAAGAAAAAAGCTTTGTATAGAGTAACTCAGGAACTCCTCAATAATATTCTCAAACATGCAGAGGCAGAAGAAGTGAATGTACAGCTTTTCGGACATCAAAAAAGTATTTCCTTAGTGGTAGAAGATGATGGTAAAGGGTTTGATCCATTTGCACAGAATCAGGGTTTTGGCTTAAGAAACATTGAAAGCAGAGTAAAGGCATTTGAAGGAAAGCTATGTATTGATACTAAAAAAGGACACGGAACGACAGTAGCCATTGAAATTCCTTTGGAAGCGTGA
- a CDS encoding nicotinate-nucleotide adenylyltransferase, producing the protein MKLSKLLLCLGVLTFGFTLPSFAQVVLPGIEIVATNYKYLNSVGEEAAVPVKQIEEKVASFDVKSADFYQDDYDTYFVSFYIPEGKVLASYDKNGKLLRTIERFKDVDVPMAVREAVAKRFPQWSIAKDAYLVNYHDTKGVTKKTYKLTLENGSERLKVKMNDTGEFI; encoded by the coding sequence ATGAAACTATCTAAATTATTGTTATGTCTGGGAGTGCTTACTTTTGGATTTACTTTACCCTCATTTGCTCAAGTGGTGTTGCCTGGAATTGAAATAGTAGCAACAAACTATAAATACCTTAATTCGGTAGGGGAGGAGGCGGCTGTTCCGGTGAAACAAATTGAAGAGAAAGTAGCCTCTTTTGATGTGAAGAGTGCAGATTTTTACCAGGATGATTATGATACTTACTTTGTGTCTTTTTATATTCCTGAAGGAAAAGTTCTGGCTTCATATGATAAGAATGGAAAACTTTTGCGTACCATAGAAAGGTTTAAAGATGTGGATGTACCCATGGCAGTAAGAGAGGCTGTGGCCAAAAGATTTCCTCAGTGGAGTATTGCCAAAGATGCGTATCTGGTGAATTACCATGACACAAAAGGGGTGACCAAGAAGACCTATAAACTCACTTTAGAAAATGGAAGTGAACGTCTAAAAGTCAAAATGAATGATACTGGAGAATTCATTTGA
- a CDS encoding AAA family ATPase, which translates to MSEKKFSSRDRRKPLIFFVTGAAGTGKTVIIPSLYPLCPKHIVIDMDALYPTLEDWNSIKSSWIYVAYQLYLNRRISIICGMFFPYEFERVDISHLFTPYFIRLCCSDEEIIERLAARGWPEEKIREQQMCNQWIINHEEEFNSKSPLIDTSLISPCEVSTKIAKFIKTTCVKAHRSLYSG; encoded by the coding sequence ATGTCCGAAAAAAAATTTAGCAGTAGAGATAGGCGTAAGCCTCTCATTTTTTTTGTAACCGGTGCTGCCGGAACAGGCAAGACGGTAATTATTCCGTCGTTATATCCACTGTGTCCCAAGCATATTGTTATTGACATGGATGCTCTTTATCCCACCCTTGAAGACTGGAATTCCATTAAGAGTTCATGGATTTATGTGGCATACCAACTCTACTTAAATCGCAGGATTAGTATCATTTGTGGCATGTTCTTTCCTTATGAGTTTGAACGGGTTGATATTAGTCATCTATTCACACCTTACTTTATCAGGTTATGTTGTAGTGATGAAGAAATCATTGAAAGATTAGCGGCCAGAGGATGGCCGGAGGAGAAGATCAGAGAACAACAAATGTGTAATCAGTGGATCATCAACCATGAAGAGGAATTTAATTCAAAATCTCCTCTCATTGACACAAGCCTGATATCACCCTGCGAAGTGAGCACAAAAATAGCTAAGTTTATCAAAACAACATGTGTGAAAGCTCATAGATCACTGTACTCCGGCTGA
- a CDS encoding universal stress protein, with protein MKTIMTLTDFSVVAKNAAIYACELASLIEGEVMLVHAFPFPLPVPVKPITEKQLEESRKDRAEELRSLTHELHESYPVLMQHQMIEGFLLEELNKLITHDEVDLVMMGLRREDKLTRGLFGSVAAYVIEKAAFPVLVIPEGSRFKKIKKIVFATDFINLEDPLHLKPIRELAEIFNAEIQILHVFRKSHSIDPHFAIARLQMDRYFYPSHCSYHLEEEENILERIEEFVEKEDAGIVAIISHRYTFWEKLVKSTHTRKILFETSVPLLVIPDLK; from the coding sequence ATGAAAACGATTATGACTCTCACGGACTTTTCTGTCGTTGCTAAGAATGCAGCAATATATGCCTGTGAATTGGCTTCTCTGATAGAAGGAGAAGTTATGCTCGTCCATGCCTTCCCTTTTCCTCTCCCTGTTCCCGTAAAACCTATAACAGAGAAGCAACTGGAGGAGTCCAGGAAAGATCGGGCAGAGGAGTTGAGGTCCTTGACTCATGAGCTTCATGAAAGTTACCCTGTTTTGATGCAGCATCAGATGATAGAAGGCTTTCTGCTTGAGGAGCTAAATAAACTGATTACTCATGATGAAGTAGATCTTGTAATGATGGGTTTGAGAAGAGAGGATAAACTTACCCGGGGGCTGTTTGGGAGTGTGGCTGCTTATGTCATAGAAAAAGCAGCTTTTCCCGTCTTAGTGATTCCAGAGGGTAGCCGTTTCAAAAAAATCAAAAAAATTGTCTTTGCCACGGACTTTATCAACCTGGAAGACCCCCTGCATTTAAAACCTATACGGGAGTTGGCAGAAATTTTTAATGCCGAAATACAGATATTGCATGTATTTAGAAAAAGTCATTCTATAGATCCACATTTTGCCATAGCCAGACTTCAGATGGATAGATATTTTTACCCTTCCCATTGTTCGTATCATCTTGAAGAAGAAGAGAATATACTGGAGCGTATAGAAGAGTTTGTAGAAAAGGAAGATGCTGGAATAGTCGCTATCATTTCCCATAGGTATACTTTCTGGGAGAAACTGGTAAAAAGTACTCATACCAGAAAGATACTGTTTGAAACAAGCGTTCCCTTACTTGTGATTCCTGATTTAAAATAA
- a CDS encoding cyclic nucleotide-binding domain-containing protein — MNRILHHQTFLTNDADLSSPFIFRKGMNFLNNEHETSFFEKEQLIFKENSTAWGMYYLQKGKVKLFKYGSDGKE, encoded by the coding sequence ATGAACCGTATACTCCACCACCAAACTTTTTTGACAAATGATGCTGATTTGTCAAGTCCATTCATATTCAGGAAAGGGATGAATTTCTTAAACAATGAGCATGAAACTTCATTTTTCGAGAAAGAGCAGCTTATTTTTAAGGAGAACAGTACTGCCTGGGGGATGTATTATCTACAGAAGGGTAAAGTAAAACTTTTTAAATATGGCAGCGATGGAAAAGAGTAA
- a CDS encoding helix-turn-helix domain-containing protein, protein MTDTLLFLHHIYQDSNGEGVIKLSRQDLANMLSIAKETLIRMLSEFRTEKLITLDGLAITVIGPQGLIIISLLYDQLYIYVVIIMIYCPTTQSYLRGNYTKEWFLVINSELHI, encoded by the coding sequence ATGACAGATACCCTCCTGTTTCTGCACCATATTTACCAAGATAGTAATGGGGAAGGTGTCATCAAATTAAGTCGGCAGGACCTGGCAAATATGTTGAGTATTGCAAAAGAAACTCTAATCAGAATGCTGTCAGAATTTAGGACAGAGAAACTAATTACTTTAGATGGATTAGCTATAACTGTCATTGGCCCTCAGGGACTCATAATAATAAGTCTTCTGTATGATCAGCTGTATATCTATGTGGTAATCATTATGATTTATTGTCCTACTACTCAATCCTATCTAAGAGGCAACTACACAAAAGAATGGTTCTTGGTGATTAATAGTGAATTGCATATTTGA
- a CDS encoding DUF7151 family protein translates to MMKRLISTNFILFVLTLLACEADQGEVGPSGLNSLINIEEEANGGNCPTGGLRVEVGLDTNQNGVLDKTEVESVQFVCHNEPEASGLNSLINIGDEAVGDNCRSGGVRVESGLDANNNGVLDALEVQSVHFVCQGEIDPSGVSSLINVEEEAVGENCQTGGLRVEVGLDRDNNDLLDETEVESIRFVCNGSLEKEIRFLLGSAHSYVVEPESTHPAINESQLFLFNINNYPGIDSIVYVVTNFETESISHNTDMAGEGFLELYDMTHMQSIPNSGIRSDNADRIISDNLIESFPNEAIDIGFRIYSENDEFLTRTGNIYLILYRNP, encoded by the coding sequence ATGATGAAAAGACTAATCAGCACCAACTTCATATTATTTGTTTTAACGCTACTAGCCTGTGAAGCAGATCAGGGTGAAGTAGGCCCTTCTGGATTGAATAGCCTGATTAATATTGAAGAAGAAGCAAACGGTGGAAACTGTCCTACAGGAGGCCTAAGGGTTGAGGTAGGACTGGATACTAACCAGAACGGGGTGCTGGATAAAACCGAAGTGGAGTCTGTTCAATTTGTTTGTCATAACGAACCAGAGGCTTCGGGACTGAATAGCCTTATTAATATCGGAGACGAAGCTGTAGGAGACAATTGCCGTTCGGGAGGTGTAAGAGTAGAATCCGGACTCGACGCTAACAATAATGGAGTGCTGGATGCTTTAGAGGTCCAATCGGTGCACTTTGTATGTCAGGGTGAGATTGATCCGTCAGGGGTAAGCAGTCTCATCAATGTGGAGGAAGAAGCAGTCGGAGAGAACTGTCAGACAGGAGGATTGAGAGTGGAAGTAGGACTGGATAGAGATAATAATGACCTGTTGGACGAAACGGAAGTGGAGTCTATCCGATTTGTATGTAATGGAAGTTTAGAAAAGGAAATAAGGTTTTTATTAGGAAGTGCCCATAGCTATGTGGTTGAGCCTGAATCAACTCATCCAGCAATAAATGAAAGCCAGTTATTTTTGTTTAACATCAATAATTACCCTGGCATCGACTCCATAGTGTATGTGGTAACAAATTTTGAAACAGAAAGCATATCCCATAATACAGATATGGCTGGTGAGGGTTTTCTGGAACTATATGATATGACCCATATGCAAAGCATTCCTAATAGTGGGATCAGATCAGATAACGCGGATAGAATTATCTCAGATAACCTCATTGAATCTTTTCCCAATGAAGCCATCGACATAGGATTTAGAATCTACAGTGAAAATGATGAGTTCCTGACAAGAACAGGGAATATCTACCTCATTTTATATAGAAATCCATGA
- a CDS encoding glycogen debranching protein: MTIKSMLSWKATEGSAYPLGVSYVPQEDAYNFALYSKHATSVILSIYGRENFQTPLLRFHLQHLRHKSHRIWHCRIKASLLQEGRYYAYKVDGPEPAGHFEWHAFDKEKVLLDPYARAVFFPAAFDRTIASLPGPNEGHAPLGMIFQDTNPFDWQDDVKPYHEHDLIIYELHVKGFTFHPSSGVAEEQRGTYAGLIEKIPYLKALGITAVELMPVHQFDPQTGDYWGYSTLNFFSPHHAYASQKEEGGQVKEFKQMVKALHQAGIEVILDVVYNHTTEGDRFGPIFSFKGIDNSTYYLIRGDQPEPYCDYTGTGNTLHTRNNYVKTMIIDSLRYWVKEMHIDGFRFDLASIFSRGSDGVLSFEEPPIFADIQSDPLLAHVRFIAEPWDVSGTMQLGAKFPGLQWMQWNGAFRDDVRRFVKGDVGMVPHLMRRLYGSDDLFSDALPYAYHAYQSINFITSHDGFTLYDLLSYNYKHNFANGEHNADGQNENYSWNCGVEGDKELPEHVMKLRIQQAKNFVVLLMLSNGTPMILAGDEFLRTQKGNNNPYNQDNETSWLNWEWMEKHHDFFEFFKNMITFRKDHPSLGRSRFWREDVYWFGTTGTPDLAHHSRSLAFFLSGKSQEDEDIYVMINAYWEALSFTFQAEGMWHRIIDTSQSAHQDFIAKGEEVIHSNTYLLTARSIAVFIRVQDTPEKDQNSR; encoded by the coding sequence ATGACAATCAAGTCCATGCTATCCTGGAAAGCCACAGAAGGTTCTGCTTATCCCTTAGGGGTTTCCTATGTTCCACAGGAAGATGCCTATAACTTTGCTCTCTACTCCAAACATGCCACCAGCGTCATTTTATCTATTTATGGCAGGGAGAATTTTCAGACTCCACTGCTGCGTTTTCATTTGCAGCATCTGCGCCATAAATCCCACAGGATCTGGCATTGCCGTATCAAAGCTTCTCTGCTACAGGAAGGCAGATACTATGCCTACAAAGTAGATGGTCCTGAACCGGCCGGACACTTTGAGTGGCATGCCTTTGACAAAGAAAAAGTGCTGCTGGACCCTTATGCTCGAGCGGTATTTTTCCCTGCTGCTTTTGACCGCACCATAGCCAGCCTTCCAGGTCCTAATGAGGGTCATGCTCCACTAGGTATGATCTTCCAGGATACCAACCCTTTTGACTGGCAGGATGACGTGAAGCCTTATCATGAACATGACCTGATTATTTATGAACTTCATGTCAAAGGATTTACCTTTCATCCCAGCTCAGGGGTGGCAGAGGAACAGAGGGGTACCTATGCTGGTCTCATAGAGAAAATCCCTTATCTCAAAGCTCTGGGCATAACCGCGGTAGAACTGATGCCAGTGCACCAGTTTGATCCTCAGACTGGAGACTACTGGGGCTATTCTACGCTCAATTTCTTCTCTCCTCATCACGCCTATGCCAGTCAGAAAGAAGAAGGAGGGCAGGTCAAAGAATTTAAGCAGATGGTCAAAGCCCTGCATCAGGCAGGTATAGAGGTCATCCTGGACGTGGTATATAACCATACCACAGAAGGAGATCGCTTTGGCCCAATCTTCAGCTTCAAAGGCATTGACAACAGCACTTACTATCTGATCAGAGGAGATCAACCTGAGCCTTATTGTGATTACACCGGCACCGGCAATACGCTGCACACCCGCAACAACTATGTCAAAACCATGATCATAGACAGCCTGCGCTATTGGGTGAAAGAAATGCATATAGATGGCTTTCGCTTTGACTTGGCTTCTATCTTTTCCAGAGGGTCGGATGGGGTTTTGAGTTTTGAAGAGCCTCCTATTTTTGCAGACATACAGTCTGACCCACTGCTGGCACATGTACGCTTCATTGCCGAACCCTGGGATGTCTCAGGCACCATGCAGCTAGGTGCTAAGTTTCCGGGTTTGCAGTGGATGCAGTGGAATGGAGCTTTTCGGGATGATGTGCGCAGATTCGTCAAAGGAGATGTGGGCATGGTACCCCATCTGATGCGCAGGCTCTATGGCAGCGATGACCTTTTTTCCGATGCACTGCCTTACGCCTACCATGCCTATCAGAGCATAAATTTCATTACCTCTCATGATGGCTTTACGCTCTATGATCTGCTCTCTTACAATTACAAACACAACTTTGCCAATGGAGAACATAATGCTGATGGGCAAAATGAAAACTACAGCTGGAACTGCGGAGTGGAAGGAGATAAGGAGTTGCCGGAACATGTGATGAAACTAAGGATACAACAGGCCAAAAACTTTGTAGTGCTGCTGATGCTCTCCAATGGCACGCCTATGATCTTGGCCGGAGATGAATTTCTGCGTACACAGAAAGGTAATAATAATCCTTACAACCAGGACAATGAAACCTCCTGGCTCAACTGGGAGTGGATGGAGAAGCACCATGACTTCTTTGAGTTTTTTAAAAATATGATTACCTTCAGAAAAGACCATCCTTCGCTTGGGCGCAGTAGATTCTGGAGAGAAGATGTATATTGGTTCGGTACCACCGGAACACCTGATCTTGCCCACCATTCCCGGTCACTGGCTTTTTTCCTGAGCGGTAAATCCCAGGAAGATGAGGATATCTATGTGATGATCAACGCTTACTGGGAAGCTTTGAGTTTCACTTTCCAGGCAGAAGGCATGTGGCACAGAATTATCGACACCAGCCAGTCTGCCCATCAGGATTTTATAGCAAAAGGAGAAGAGGTCATTCACAGCAATACTTACCTGCTCACAGCACGGTCTATCGCAGTATTTATCCGTGTACAAGATACTCCAGAAAAAGATCAAAATTCTAGGTAG
- a CDS encoding phosphoribosylpyrophosphate synthetase, producing MDTLSSTMNELRKRGYVEDFNLNKYGLKQKNGHLQLTPKEFIIDEVYRFEGMTDPDDEAILYAVSSDKYQLKGILVNGYGIYSDALTDQLLEKLKMRKVLLTE from the coding sequence ATGGATACGTTAAGCAGTACCATGAACGAACTACGAAAACGTGGTTATGTTGAAGATTTTAATCTGAATAAGTATGGTTTAAAGCAAAAGAACGGCCATCTGCAATTAACTCCAAAGGAATTTATCATTGATGAGGTGTACAGGTTTGAAGGTATGACAGATCCTGATGATGAAGCGATTCTTTACGCTGTTTCTTCAGATAAGTACCAGCTTAAAGGAATACTGGTCAATGGATACGGGATATACTCTGATGCATTGACAGATCAGTTACTGGAAAAACTAAAAATGAGAAAAGTCTTACTAACAGAATAG
- the acsA gene encoding acetate--CoA ligase, whose amino-acid sequence MNTTTTKEKRIIPNLTDYEKSRKAFSWSLVQHELNGLPEGKGFNIAHEAVDRYATSARIAFRWLGRKGEVRDISYQELSRQTNRFANVLQQLGVGKQDSVFLLTGRVPELYIAALGTWKNTSVFCPLFSAFGPEPLLQRLSKGDAKVLVTTERFYQKKIQNLHSQLPGLKYVLLVDAEKDVNAKVLSLARYMEKASDLFTIPPTDPEDRATLHFTSGTTGMPKGAIHVHQAVLTHYITGKYVLDLHPDDIFWCTADPGWVTGTSYGIIAPLTLGVTSIIDEVDFEAERWYGILEKQKVSVWYTAPTAIRMLMRLDIKPREKYDLSHLRLIHSVGEPLNPEAIAWAQKVLGMPIYDNWWQTETGGIMVSNFASLPIKPGSMGRPLPGIEAAIVEKSKQEVKILSDGQVGDLALKPGWPSMFRGYIHEEERYRKCFADGWYITGDLAKQDQDGYFWFVGRADDIIKTSGHMVGPFEVESVLIEHPAVAEAAVIGIPDPMIGEMVRAYVTLKSGVLASEELELEIKGFARQKLGSAVAPKEIEFREHIPHTRSGKIMRRLLKAQALGLPEGDTSTLEKNP is encoded by the coding sequence ATGAATACCACTACTACCAAGGAAAAAAGGATAATACCTAACCTAACGGATTATGAAAAAAGCCGAAAGGCCTTCTCCTGGAGTCTTGTCCAACATGAACTGAATGGATTACCAGAAGGTAAAGGTTTCAATATTGCTCATGAAGCAGTAGATCGGTATGCTACTTCAGCGCGGATAGCCTTCCGTTGGTTAGGCAGGAAAGGAGAAGTCCGGGATATCAGCTATCAGGAATTATCCCGACAGACCAACCGCTTTGCCAATGTACTCCAGCAGTTAGGGGTAGGCAAGCAGGATAGTGTCTTCTTGCTGACCGGCAGGGTTCCTGAACTGTACATTGCAGCTTTGGGCACATGGAAGAATACCAGCGTATTTTGCCCGCTTTTCTCTGCTTTCGGTCCGGAGCCCCTGCTGCAACGGCTTAGTAAGGGTGACGCTAAAGTGCTGGTTACGACCGAACGCTTTTATCAGAAGAAAATTCAGAATCTGCACAGTCAGCTACCAGGCCTAAAGTATGTGTTATTGGTAGATGCGGAAAAAGATGTAAATGCAAAAGTACTATCCCTTGCCCGATATATGGAAAAGGCTTCGGATCTTTTTACGATTCCTCCCACAGATCCGGAAGATAGGGCGACCTTACACTTTACCAGTGGTACTACCGGTATGCCTAAAGGGGCTATTCATGTGCATCAGGCAGTACTAACCCATTATATCACGGGAAAATATGTATTAGACCTGCATCCCGATGATATTTTCTGGTGTACTGCCGACCCGGGCTGGGTAACCGGTACTTCCTATGGCATCATTGCTCCTCTGACTTTGGGAGTCACCAGCATCATTGACGAAGTTGATTTTGAAGCTGAACGTTGGTATGGCATTCTGGAAAAACAGAAAGTCAGCGTATGGTACACTGCGCCTACTGCTATTCGGATGTTGATGCGCCTGGATATAAAGCCTCGCGAAAAGTATGATTTGTCTCATCTGCGTTTGATTCATAGCGTAGGAGAACCATTGAATCCTGAAGCGATTGCCTGGGCTCAAAAAGTGCTAGGCATGCCTATCTATGACAATTGGTGGCAGACTGAGACAGGAGGGATCATGGTTTCTAACTTTGCATCTCTTCCTATCAAGCCAGGCTCTATGGGACGACCATTGCCGGGTATTGAGGCTGCTATTGTGGAGAAAAGTAAGCAGGAAGTAAAAATACTATCTGATGGACAGGTAGGTGATCTTGCTTTAAAGCCTGGCTGGCCTTCTATGTTCCGGGGTTACATCCACGAAGAGGAACGCTATCGTAAGTGCTTTGCTGATGGTTGGTATATCACCGGAGACCTGGCAAAACAAGATCAGGATGGATATTTCTGGTTTGTAGGTAGAGCCGACGATATCATCAAAACCTCAGGACATATGGTGGGACCTTTTGAAGTGGAAAGTGTGCTGATAGAACATCCGGCAGTGGCAGAAGCGGCAGTGATTGGAATTCCTGATCCGATGATAGGAGAGATGGTCAGAGCATATGTTACCTTGAAATCAGGAGTGCTAGCCAGTGAGGAATTGGAACTGGAAATTAAAGGCTTTGCCCGTCAAAAGCTGGGTTCAGCAGTGGCACCGAAGGAGATAGAGTTCAGGGAGCATATCCCTCATACACGAAGTGGCAAAATCATGCGAAGATTACTGAAAGCTCAGGCTTTGGGTCTTCCTGAAGGAGATACTTCTACACTGGAAAAGAATCCATAA
- a CDS encoding Cbp1 family collagen-binding glycoprotein adhesin gives MNTKSIFIILLPIFFFYSCEKKTQEEENPSRISELEAREQQLVQEIQGKDTEFNAFVNSIAEVEKQLRQIHDSNIPAANHQADLSPQKLSDQLSEDVRVIENLIHSNQQVISNLRVGLRNVGQERDALSQESLKERETMEEEIRAREQTVAQLKEQLNETQATLKSLQNDVASLTRTNEEQMQALNTAYYVVGDFQALKDEQILDKKGGFLGIFGRVKMLRDDFNHNKFTRINIRETANFPVEGKELTLVSVHPPDSYTIDKETSGEKLNLVVSDPDKFWESSKYMVMLVK, from the coding sequence ATGAATACGAAGAGCATTTTCATCATTTTACTGCCCATTTTTTTCTTTTATAGCTGTGAAAAGAAAACACAGGAAGAAGAAAATCCAAGTCGCATCAGCGAACTGGAAGCCAGAGAACAGCAACTGGTGCAAGAAATACAGGGAAAGGATACAGAATTCAACGCATTTGTGAATTCTATAGCAGAGGTTGAAAAACAATTAAGGCAGATCCATGACTCTAACATTCCTGCGGCAAATCATCAGGCAGATCTATCACCTCAAAAGCTAAGCGACCAACTTAGTGAAGATGTGAGGGTGATAGAAAACCTGATCCATTCAAATCAGCAGGTCATCAGTAATCTGAGAGTAGGTTTGAGAAATGTAGGGCAGGAAAGAGATGCGTTGAGTCAGGAGAGCCTGAAGGAAAGAGAAACCATGGAAGAAGAGATCAGGGCACGGGAGCAAACAGTAGCACAACTTAAAGAACAATTAAATGAGACACAGGCGACTCTAAAAAGCTTGCAGAATGATGTGGCGTCGCTCACCCGTACTAACGAAGAACAAATGCAGGCTCTGAATACGGCCTATTATGTCGTGGGAGATTTCCAAGCCTTGAAGGATGAGCAGATTCTGGATAAAAAAGGCGGTTTTTTGGGAATCTTCGGAAGGGTAAAGATGCTTAGAGATGACTTTAACCATAACAAATTTACCCGTATCAACATCAGAGAAACCGCCAATTTCCCTGTAGAAGGTAAGGAACTCACCCTGGTATCTGTTCACCCTCCGGATTCCTATACAATTGATAAAGAAACGTCAGGAGAAAAGCTAAACCTGGTAGTTTCAGATCCTGACAAGTTCTGGGAGTCTTCCAAATATATGGTGATGCTGGTTAAATAA